The following are from one region of the Nicotiana tomentosiformis chromosome 7, ASM39032v3, whole genome shotgun sequence genome:
- the LOC104120281 gene encoding peroxidase 3-like — MPGVVSCADIVALVSRDSVVVTGGRFWNVPTGRRDGRISNTSEALANIPPPTSNFSSLKTSFASKDLDLKDLVLLSGTFMTSGLVGAEARLLRGFR; from the exons ATGCCTGGAGTAGTCTCTTGTGCAGATATTGTTGCCTTAGTTTCTAGAGACTCCGTCGTGGTCACG GGAGGTCGTTTCTGGAATGTTCCAACTGGTAGAAGAGATGGAAGAATATCAAACACGTCCGAAGCTTTGGCAAACATCCCTCCTCCAACTAGTAACTTTTCCAGTCTAAAGACATCTTTTGCTAGCAAAGATCTTGACCTAAAAGATTTGGTCCTATTGTCTG gtacatttatgactagtggccttgtaggcgcagaggcacggttattacggggatttaggtga